The Microbacter sp. GSS18 genome has a segment encoding these proteins:
- a CDS encoding aldehyde dehydrogenase family protein, whose protein sequence is MTIIQDTDVLIDPAAFEGRIHIDGEWVDGEGGSIDSVAPATGEAIAAVGLAGPADVARAARSAAEAQKEWAALPHPARAAVLRKAGMLWEQYAEEISGWNIREVGAIPPLAGFALHVTAAECYEASALPSAPLGTVLSSEEPRLSMTQQVPVGVVGVISPFNVPLILGIRAVAPALALGNAVLLKPDPRTVITGGVSFVRIFEEAGLPPGLLQLVPGGADVGQAMVEDPNVRVIAFTGSTRAGRSVGEHAGKHLKRAHLELGGNSAFIIRADADVDQAVNLATWGSFLHQGQICMTVGRHIVHESVFDAYVDKLAAKADSMVVGDPAAGPVHLGPLIDEVQRDRVHSLVQDAVASGAELRAGGTYEGLFYRPTVLANIPTDAPAYCDEMFGPVATVVSYATDDEAVRLASETDYGLSLGIVTKDALAGWELAQQIPTGIVHINDQTVNDEANTPFGGTGSSGTGSRHGGVQANIDAFTETRWITMRREPGQFPL, encoded by the coding sequence ATGACGATCATCCAGGACACCGACGTCCTCATCGATCCGGCGGCCTTCGAGGGCCGCATCCACATCGACGGCGAGTGGGTCGACGGCGAGGGCGGGTCCATCGACTCCGTCGCGCCGGCTACCGGCGAGGCGATCGCCGCCGTCGGGCTGGCCGGTCCTGCGGACGTCGCGCGCGCGGCCCGCAGCGCCGCCGAGGCGCAGAAGGAGTGGGCGGCGCTGCCGCATCCCGCCCGCGCGGCGGTGCTTCGCAAGGCCGGGATGCTGTGGGAGCAGTACGCCGAAGAGATCTCGGGCTGGAACATCCGCGAGGTCGGCGCCATCCCGCCGCTGGCGGGTTTCGCCCTGCACGTTACGGCGGCGGAATGCTACGAGGCGTCCGCGCTGCCGTCGGCCCCCCTCGGCACCGTGCTGTCGAGCGAGGAGCCGCGCCTGTCGATGACCCAGCAGGTGCCGGTCGGCGTCGTCGGCGTCATCTCCCCGTTCAACGTGCCGCTCATCCTCGGGATCCGGGCCGTGGCCCCGGCCCTCGCGCTGGGGAACGCGGTGCTGCTCAAGCCCGATCCGCGGACCGTGATCACGGGAGGCGTCTCCTTCGTGCGCATCTTCGAAGAGGCGGGGCTCCCCCCGGGGCTCCTGCAGCTGGTCCCCGGCGGCGCGGACGTCGGCCAGGCCATGGTCGAGGACCCCAACGTGCGCGTCATCGCGTTCACCGGCTCCACGCGGGCCGGCCGCAGCGTCGGCGAGCACGCGGGCAAGCACCTCAAGCGCGCGCACCTCGAGCTCGGCGGCAACTCCGCGTTCATCATCCGCGCCGACGCCGACGTCGATCAGGCGGTGAACCTCGCCACGTGGGGATCGTTCCTCCACCAGGGGCAGATCTGCATGACGGTCGGTCGGCACATCGTGCACGAGTCGGTGTTCGACGCGTACGTCGACAAGCTCGCGGCGAAGGCGGACTCCATGGTCGTCGGCGATCCGGCCGCCGGCCCGGTGCATCTCGGGCCGCTGATCGACGAGGTGCAGCGCGACCGCGTGCACTCGCTCGTGCAGGATGCCGTGGCCTCGGGCGCCGAGCTGCGCGCGGGCGGTACCTACGAAGGGCTCTTCTACCGTCCGACCGTGCTCGCGAACATCCCCACCGACGCGCCGGCGTACTGCGACGAGATGTTCGGCCCGGTCGCCACCGTGGTGTCGTACGCGACCGACGACGAGGCGGTGCGGCTGGCCTCCGAGACCGACTACGGGCTCTCGCTCGGCATCGTCACCAAGGACGCGCTCGCCGGATGGGAGCTGGCTCAGCAGATCCCGACGGGCATCGTCCACATCAACGACCAGACGGTCAACGACGAGGCGAACACGCCGTTCGGCGGGACGGGCTCGTCGGGCACCGGCTCGCGGCACGGCGGCGTGCAGGCGAACATCGACGCGTTCACCGAGACGCGCTGGATCACGATGCGGCGCGAGCCGGGGCAGTTCCCGCTCTAG